The genomic window TGATCAAATGCTGTTTCAAAGCTTTTACATGGCTCCTTTACTCTGCGTCCTTTTTCAGTGAAGTTACATGACTGAATGTGCTGGAGAAATATCAGATGACAGCATTATATGGATGCTTTATGGAGACTttatcacatttcacatttcatatttcCATTCAGTCAAAATGAGTGGCCAGGAGAGCAAGGTCAAAAGGAAAGATGGTGCTGAACATGGCTGAGACAGTaccagtcattcaaatacagcAAATTCAGACACTTCCCTGGTCAGTTTCCCTGTCTTAAATGAGTTATTGTTGTACAGAagttttgggggagggggagagaattATAGATTAGTTACTGGTACCTCTGGTCCCATATGGCACAGGGAAAAGAGCTCCCCTAATGTGGCACATAGCATGCTTCACATGACTTGCATAGTCTCACTCATTAGTGTTTAGTTAAGACTGAAAACACCAGATCTCTTATATAAATCCATTCCATTCCAGTGAGGGACCATTGAGGTTTGTTTTGTCCATTAACCAAACTGTTTCAGTACATCAGCCCATAGCAAGGTAAAGTGCACTGAAAATGGATGAAGGTCACATTGAGTCATGTTGAAAACTTTGTCTTTATGAATGGAGAGCCACCCCACACAGTAACTTCATTTCTGTAAAACAGGCTGTGAACTTCATACATTGGCTAAACTTCAAGCCCCTGCCGGATGACTGCTATTGAACTGTGTCGTGAGATAAAATGTAACCGTAGTTAATATCAAATAGTATGTGACAAATATAGAGTGAGGGCAAGTGTTTTTTAAGTGGTTTGTCTGTCCCAACTTGTAAAAGTGTACTTTTGAGTAAGACTGTACCATTATTACATAGCTATCATGAACGCCTGAAAGCACGAATGCATGTTTCTTTTGATCTGTTTGTTCCACAGGAAAGGCTCCAGAGAAGTTATGACAGTTTATTGCAGAACAGACAAGATGCAGGCTAGAAATGTAATGGAAgcttaggattttttttctgcgtGTAGAACATTTTTTATGAGTATAGTAGGATGGTTGCATGGtcagataaataaaagaaagaaaaacaactactgggcgctctccctctctacaAAGAACTAATTCGCATACACCTGTGCATACTTGATACATACTTGTCCTGTGACATGTGCCCTCTAGTGTCCAGAATTATGAGACAAAACTGCCATAAAAATGTACAGGTAATTAtatattctacttttttttctttttgtagctCATGGTGGTCAGAGGTGCAGATGGGCCCCCCTGACCCCATCTTGGGGGTCACAGAAGCCTTCAAACGGGACACCAACCCCAAGAAGATGAACCTAGGAGTCGGGGCGTACCGTGATGACCAGGGCAAGCCGTATGTCCTCAGCTGTGTCCGTAAGGTGGGCTCCTGGCTGCTTTCATTGTGCTGTCCTGATGTCTGCTGGGTCTTAAGGCTTGTGTCTTTTGTAAATTACATCCCCATAAAATTAGTTTAACACCAGCATTCAGTTGTGTTTTGAGAACAGTTGATTCCAGTTTCACTAACCCAAACACGTCTTTTCAAACCTATGATAAAAACCttgatgtttatttttagctCAGTGTGCACTTTCATTATCTTTGTTTGTgatcctgtttgtgtgtaggctGAGGCTCTGATCACAGCCAAGAAACTGGACAAAGAATACCTTCCCATTGTAGGACTGGCCGAATTCTCCAAGGCCTGTGCTCAGCTGGCCCTGGGTCCTAATAATGAAGTGCTGAAGAGTGGCAGGGTAAGGGAATACTCTTTAGATCTGTTAAAAGATGAGTAGTTGAAAATACTTTATGGATTTcatttggataaaaaaaaaaaatgaagagtggTTATTATAGTCCAATAGCAATTGCCCCATGGTTTCAGAGATGAATTctcaaaaagggaaaaatgaaaataaaaaacaaagtccCAAGAATTctaatttatttttgaaatctttattcatttaaaaaaaaatgttcctggTGTTTCTGAAAACactatgtatttgtgttttcagcttAGTCTCATGGAGCAACTGATCTTCTCCTCTTCATTTCAGAAGTTTCCTTTGTTCTGCCTGTTTAACCTTGCTTAAAACTGTACAGTCTGATTTCTAACTTCGGTCACAAAATCCTCAGAACTAGTTTAGGACCAGTGCTCTTTATAATTGTGGTCTCTCTCTTATTTGTGTTTAAACCACACACGGGAGCTTTTGAAAAAGTTTTCTGATTTGTGTCATTAGATTGATTTGTCTGTGATCTCTCATCTATCAGAACATCACTGTCCAGAGCATCTCAGGAACCGGATCCCTGCGAGTCGGTGCTAACTTCTTGGTTTGTAACTTACActttaaatatacacatacatattaaatagatgtctgttgtttgtttgacattaataaataaatagataaatacttttaaaatatatacTAATTAAACCTGGTGAAGATGATTGgaaatgcatgtgtgttgtcCTCTTACGTgtccctctgctctcctgcaGTCCCGCTTCCACACCGCGTCCCGGGATGTTTACCTGCCCAAACCCTCCTGGGGGAATCACACCCCTATCTTCAGAGATGCAGGCTTGCAGCTGAAAGCCTACACTTACTATGACCCAAAAACCTGTGGCTTTGACTTCAAAGGAGCCCTGGATGACATCTCAGTAAGATGAAAGAGAGCTCACAACAGATTGTTCATGGACGTTTGATTGATGTTTAGCTGAGAGCCTGGTATTTATGTACATTGGAGCATATCATCTGACTGGCACACGTTTCACAGTGTCATAGTGTTCATGCAGCTTATCTGAAAAACAAGCTGTTCGTTTGTCGTCATATATTGGTGTTTAATATTGAAGCAACATAGCTGCATATGCCCATGTGTCTTAGGCTGAGATTTATAGACCTATTACACAGTAAGGTTTTGATCTAACTTTAATTAACTTCAGTAGATGTAACTTTAATAGACAAGGTTTAATTTGTCATCTAATCATCAAGTGCAATTTAATTAAGGTGATAGTTCTGGGAAGGAACAAAAACTTGTAGTGCATTCAGTCCACCAGGCAAATGTTGAGAACCAACTTAAGTTTAAATTCTCTTGTGAATTTAGTAACCGCATGATTTCTTCTATAATTTCAGTATAAAAGCTTTAAAGAGGGTTTTGTATGATTTATTGTTCAACTCTTTATCAGAAAATCCCTGAGAAGAGTATAATTGTTCTGCATGCCTGTGCACACAACCCCACCGGAGTGGACCCAAAGCCTGAACAGTGGAAGGAGATAGCTGAGCTGGTCAAGGTGAACCTTTCTGAATTAATAAGATTTTGTGTCATAAACATAAGAGAAAACTGTAGAAAAATCTCAGTGACCAGGGAGATGTAGAAACACAGAATGGATTGCTGCATTTAATTTCTTATTAAAACGTACCTTTCCAATTCATCTTCAAGTGaaatgtactgtactgtacagtcTTAAACCCTTTGAGGTGTGCCACCTAATTTTCACACAACGTTGTGCCATGTTTGTAATGTCTAGtacaggttgagtatccctTATCCGAAATGCCTGGGACGAGAGGTGTTtcggattttggattttttcatattttggaaTATAGTCATGCATTGCTTAATGACAGGGATACGTTCTGAGAAATGCGTCGTCAGGCAATGTTGTCCTTGTGTGAACATCATAGAGTTTACTCACACAAACCTAGATGGTATAACCTACTACACCCCTAGGTTATATGGTATAGCCTATTGCTCCTAGGCTATAAACCTGTACAGAGACGTGGAAAACACGAGATGTATGAGCCCGTTGCTGGTGTAACACGGCgcactgttttacagtaaactttttttttataaatagaaagagtacactctaaaataacgATAAAAAGTGGAgtatagtaaatacataaaccagtaacatagttgtttattatcattatcaagaATTATGCACTGTACATCATTGTGCGTGCTCTACTTTTATACGACTGGCAACGCAGTGGGTTTGTTTACACCTGCATGAGTAATGCGTTGTGCTAGGACGTTATCCATAGGGGTATCTGCAgctctttttgacattttaaacattatccttgtaccacagagcagagaaTAAGCAAAAAACACAGTAAGTAATGCACTCATGTCTGGCGTTGACGATAGTTGGTAACAAACTGGCACCAACAGAACGTCAGAGCCCCACGTGGGCCAGTGAGGTCAGCtgtagaattttccacttgtggTGTCATGTCAGCGCTCAAAAAGTTTGGGATTTTAGAGCATTTCAGATTTTGGATTTTCGGATTAGGGATGCTCAACCTGTACTATGCAGTTCCGCTTCTTTAGTGTgataattttctctctctctctctctctctctctccctccctctctctctctctgtgttaactGTTTGTTAACAGAAAAGGAATCTCCTTGTGTTCTTTGACATGGCCTACCAGGGCTTTGCCAGTGGAGATATTGACAGAGACGCCTGGGCTGTGCGTTATTTCATTGAGCAGGGCCATAACATCTTGCTGTCTCAGTCCTTTGCCAAGAACATGGGCTTGTATGGTGAGTCTACCTGACACCCACAGGCTCTCTTAACATGGAGCATAAAAAACAGTTGATTGGCTCTCACagcaagaaacaaacaataaaaaacaaacagatgaaaacacatttgttaTGAGTGACAGGAAATTTTCATGTTAACCTTTGAAAATGAGTTCATTATTTAGTCAGAAAACTTGTGCTCTGACAGAGCATCGTCCTTCACTTTGACTGTGTAATTTATTACCTTTTACAGATCAAAGACTTTCATTAAGGTTGTAGTTTTTACATGTAAAGGAATTGCTGAAACGGATCACATTTACTATACATTAGGGGTCCACCGATATGCATTTTTTTAGGGCCGATACCAATATCGATATCTAATGGCTTAGGATGGCCGATAACCGATATTTGGCTGATATTTTGAGCAGGtattcatttatcatatttGGCTGTTGCAATAACAAAACTGCATAAAGGGAACCataatgaatttgttttcaaataCCTTCTATGAGAAACAACAGGCAATATACAGATCTAATACAGCTTTAATGAGTAAATAATTATTCTTTCACGAAattaaaagtagaaaaaatctgtttatgtaatgtggaaaaaacctaaagtgaaaaaaaaacattgttcaagCTAAGAAAGTAGATAAAGTGTTCAGACATCACGTTCACTTCAATACACTTCAGTACTTCAATAATCCCAGCTCAGGAGAGCCAAGTTGTAATGTAAGAAGCAGAGGGTCTCTGTATGCTCTCCCGACAGCTGGCCCCCTTTCTTTTCATATGCTGCATATGTTGTGGTTACGTTCCCAACCAGGAGCCTCcataacctaatattcattaaaaactaggaaataaaaaattaatttaaaagtATATAATAAGAGAgaataatatgtatgtatgtatgtgtgtgcgtacacacacacacatgcatacatatatacatatatatatagttttttaGGTAAAGTAGTTTAAAAACCTGCCATACATAGCGTAAACACAAGAGGGCGCATTTAGACAAATATTGGCAAAACCGATACGAGGAGGCCGATACCGATATGGACCGATATGGAAGTGTCAAAAGGGGCCAATAGTGGCCCACATATCGGCAAAAGCAATATATTGGTTGACCTCTACTACACATGGTAGAGTAGAGGTGTACTCAGCTGGGGATTTTGAAACTGACTCCCGCTCAGTTTCTCAGTTTGCATTTGAACAAAGTTGTCCATATCCCAGGGGTCgtagaatttgaatttgaaagaCTCAAGCTAAACTTAAATCAGTACCTGTTAGACAAATTCCATCCAAATTAACATAACAGATCACCAACTTGTAAATGGCCAGATAACATATAGGGGTCAGTGCCAGCATTCTGAACTCAGCACAGCACTGGTACATAGAGACAGTTTGTCTGCAATCTTTGATCTGAACTAATTATTTACACTGGCCAAATATTCTGCATTTAACCTCTGAGGAAAGTTCTATAGAGACTGACATCTCTGTTGAACGCAAATGCCCATGATTTCATGAACTGCTAGATTTCTGCATGATAACAGATGAGAATAGATTTAGATTTTCTGAAATGATCTAACAGACGGTAATGGTGTTGGCGTGTCCTGTGTGTAGGTGAGCGTGTGGGAGGATTTACCATAGTGTGTAAGGATGCTGAGGAGGCTAAGCGTGTTGAGTCCCAGCTGAAAATCCTCATTCGACCCATTTACTCCAACCCTCCCATGAACGGCGCCCGCATCGCCTCCACTATCCTCAACACGCCCGAGCTCTACAAAGAGTGGTGAGTcccaagggcacacacacacaccacacaccacagtaCGTCCTCTACATTCCAGGCTGTGACCAAATGTGTGTCTTAGTGGAGCTGGAAGAAAAGTCTACACGTACAGTGGTTCCCTAAGAGGGTTACCCTTCTGAACGGCTGTGGCTGTGGTGGGCTGTGGTTAAAGTTTTGTTGCTGCTGCAGGCTTGAAGAAGTGAAAGGCATGGCTCACCGTATCATTAAGATGAGGGAACAGCTGGTTGCCAACCTAAAGAAGGAAGGCTCTACCCTCAACTGGCATCACGTCACCGACCAGATTGGCATGTTCTGCTTCACTGGGCTCAAACCAGAGCAGGTGAGAGAACCCAGATCCACAATCAGCAAAAACTCCACGCGAGACATCTCCATTTTGATGCATTCATACcaactctttatctctctctgtttatttgtctttcattttgtcttatgtcccccctccccatctgtctctttctcttaatTCACTCATCCCTCGCAGGTGGAACGTTTAACAAAAGAGTTTTCTGTCTACATGACTAAGGATGGCCGTATCTCGATGGCTGGCGTTACGTCTGGAAATGTGGCTTACCTGGCACATGGCATCCATACTGTCACCAAGTGAAATGGTCGCACTGCTGTAGTTTCTCAGGGGGGTATTAGCATTGGctaggataaaaaaaaaaaataataatgattttaaCCCTTTACTTAATTGAACTGtcactgctcttctctcccATAGAGACGGATCTAAAGTAGGACAGTAGCCCTAGACTTCATTTTGAAAAGGTTATTTTGATTTGCACTTATTGTTGTTTACCCGTGTCTAGGTGTAAATGAGTGGCTCTTAGTGGATCTCTATAGATTTCTCATTGGCACCCCTCTGACATACTGGGACATATTTGCCAAAGTAAAATTTCTGTGTTGGCTGGGTACCTTTAGTATCATGCCCTGATATTTGGCTATGTgttcaccttttttttgttgtacttGTTAATTTTAAATTTTCACCATTATGctcttaacataaaaaaaaaaaaaaactctgttgaTGGGGATTTGATGCATTACACTTGCTGTATGCTGAGTATATTTTTGCTGGAAACAACGATCAGTTTGATAAACTCAAATCTTTGCTTCAGACCCTCTTGTTGTCTCCAGTTATAAGTATATGAATGGTATTGTCTTTGCATAGCTAGAGAAATGCCTCAAATCTTCATCACATAAATGtctggtgggaaaaaaaagtggtgaGCCATTCCTCAGGTAGTCTGGCTATCAGTGAAATAATGCTTTGGGAAGTACTCCTTATGTCAGATGCTGtgagtttaaaatgattaatttaatCATGCTTTCTCTTTTAATCAAAAACGCTTTTAATGCGGAGTGTCAGGACTCAAAATGTACAACTGTCTACGGATATGTACAGATATCTGGCATAGTACCATGTCTTCCCAAAGGTTACCTtgaaaatatgttatttttaaCCAACCTTACTGATCAAGTACTTAAACTGACCATTTGAAAATTAACAAATGCAAAGCACTTTATCGTGAAAAATTATtccaaaaatttaaaaatgtcttattgTTAGTGATAAATCAGCCATTTACCACAAAGTATTCATGTCACAGATGTGTGATTCTCCCTTCCATCCCATTGTTCAGTAACAATAAGACAATCCAAAAGAGCAGACTTAAAATCATATGACATATAATGGGACACTGATGGAGTGAGTGACATTCTTATGAATGGAGATGAGATATAAACTGCTTAGATTCTTTGATTGTGATGATGGCTTGGCTGTAGTGTTTGCCCAAGGTGTGCTTTTGCCCTTGCAATTTGCATTGTCATTCAACAGCTTggagtatcacacacacagttcctgaATGTATTTTgcactgctgttgtgtgtctgtctgtgtgaagaaaTGACCTGAAATAATGATGCTGCCTTTTGTTTGCCCTTTAAGATGATCAAAGTACAGTCTCATCTTAGTTTCTCTGTAAGTGAAAATGTTAATACCCTGTTTTCCCTgagaatattattattaagttGGATCACACCTCATTTTGGAGTAGTAAAGCCCATAGAAACCTTTAATTCCATATATGTCATATACCTAGGAGAGCTATTAAATTAACAGATGTAACATCTGTTGAGTTAAACGGGGCTTTATTTTCAAGAATAGCTTTATATTTATAGTCATGTTGATGAGCACTTTATGGGTTCCTGAAAACAAGGCAAatggtcatttttatttcaaagtgGCAAAATTCTGCCACGTGGGGCTTGTAAAGAAGTTCTTATCTTATGATTGCACTATACAGGGACATGTCACTTTGTGTATGACACATCCCATTGTACTTCCATCTAACCTGAGCTTCCCAGCTAAAGTATTTTGTGGATTTTTATAAGGTTCCATGTGAGATCTGGAAAGTGACAGTTCATATGAATGGTCCTGTGAAAATTTCCCCCTCATTCCCTGTTATTTTCTGTATCCTAAATGAGAATGTGATTATACAAAAAAGCTGTAATAACATACCCAGTCAGTAACTCTCAAATCTGCTTCCTCTACAATAAAGAAATGTACTGGTCAATGTGCATGCGACTCCTGCAGCAGACATACAATTTACATAAAGGTGAGCTTTAAAAACCCTCACGTGTCTGTGCTGTCAGATTAACCCGATGGATCTTCGATACGTACGATTTACTGTAAACCTACTACACTGGTGGTGGGGTCGGAAGGATATAACATTTCACTGTGCACAGAAATATGTTTCtcgtttatttttcataaaagttAAAATACTGTAGCACTGTAACAACACCCAGATATTGGCTATTGCCTAATGGTTTACTTTTACTGGAAATTCTGTAGTTATTAACTGTCGAAAAAGGCCAGTTTTCACCGTTCACGATGTGTTGAAACGTTAGTATTTCACTTAGACCTAGAGTGTAACAGTCGGGATAGTCCATCAGAGGATTAGCGGTATGCACGATCTAGATCCCAGATCACGCGGGAACTGGTAAAGCTGTGCATTTGGAAGCTCTGTTATCGCGAGGAGAAATTTCGACCCTGCAAAAGAGGGATAAAGCATGAGTGGTGCGTTTAAAAACTGTCAAACTGTGTTAGTAACCGGGGCTAACAGGGGCCTTGGTTTGCAAATAGTGAAAAGTTTGGCCTCAGGTGACTTCTCGCCAGGGAAGATCATCGCCACAGCTCGGAACCCGGATGCTGCCGAGGTAACGCATAAAGTTGTCTAGGGTGACATTGAGCACAGACATTAAGATACAGACATTCTACTCCCAGACGTTTCAACCAagctactgcacatttttaCTAGTCTTATTCTGTATGGTGTAGGCTTACTTTATAGTACAACTCAACCCATCCCAGCTTTTGAGCAAATGTTGTACAAATGGATCTAACCCATACCTGGATGCACCACAAATGAAGACAGAAGTATTGAAAACTGATGCATTTGTGTCTTTAGGAGCTACGACATCTGGCAGAAAAACACCCAAACATACACGTTATCAAACTTGGTAAGCATGTGAAATAGCGCAGGATATTctcttaaaaataaattgtcATAGGAAGTACTTACCATTTAACTCTGATCTGCTCCTTATGAGATGTCGTCAGTCAGGCGAGTATAGACCATGCTGCAGCAGAGGTGGGGAAGCTGGTGCAGGAGGAAGGCCTGAACTGTCTTATCAACAATGCCGGCATTAATGTCGTGGCAAACTTTGAAACCGTAACAGCTGAGAAAATGCTGGAAAACTTCCATGCCAACTCTGTGGCTCCTCTGATGATCACCAAGgtattttatatgtttgtcattttttccattGGTTTATTGGTTTTACAACAAATTCTTTCAGCCAATTTTGAAATCACGTATTATGGTTACATTAGAGCATCAGATAATATTTGTAGCCTTTCAGACGAGGCCTGTCTCAGCCTGTGATTGAAAATGTCTCTTAGAGTCTtagtttttgctgtttgttaatTCCATCAGGCTATGCTTCCACTACTGAAGCAGGCAGCTGCGAAGGGGAGAGGTATGGGCATTCACAGGGCAGCAGTCATCAATATGACATCTCTCCTTGGTTCAGTTGAGCTCAACTGGGGTGAACGTGCCAACAATTTCAAATGGTACCCCTATAGAACATCGAAGGTGTGTATTGGGCCAACAGAtgaacaaacgttctaatgaaaaaGCAGAAATTACACACGAACCAAAGCTCCATAAAATGATTTAGTGATCTGAATCATGCCTATTGGCTTTATGGTTTATcacaataaataattttatgGAACATATAAAAGTAAGATGTATAATTTCATAAAGGAATGACCTGTTGAGAAACTTAGTCTCTTTTTTGCCATTTCAAACAAAGTTGTCTGTATTTTGAAAAGGCTTTGAAATGGATTAGTTTATTTGTAATTAGATAAGTGATTGTCATGACACCAGAAGTGTGTTATACATTGTTATTTCCACTAATGGCACTGTGATAGAGTGCCCTGAACATGGTGACCAGATGCATGGCCGTGGATCTGGAGGCTGATGGCATCCTGTGTATGGCTATACACCCTGGTTGGGTGCGCACCGACATGGGAGGACCTAATGTaagctttttttctgaaaattgaAAGGTTTATTTTTCTTGGCTATTTTTGATGAAAGTCATGTTCCTTAGCTTTGTTCTCACAATGAAAACTTGTGAAGTACAGTTTACACAAGTTGAAGCAACTCCTAGTGATGGGTttataatgtattatttttatgtaATGTGGTAAATATGCGTAGGAGTGACAGATATAAATTGCATTTAAAAGCCCCATGCAGGAACATGTATTGTCGGTTTAACTTTCTCGTACTTTTTCCGCACGGTGGGCTTGTTCGACTTTGCCAAATTAAATACAGTAAACGCTCGTAAATTCAAAAACTGTCGTAAATGACCCGTGTAGGCATGATGGATCGCACCTTATCGTAAATGAGCATGCGCTCATGAGAAATGTATATTAGAATAAGTAACGCCCCACAATGCCATATAAGGCTAAGCGTCCCGCCAAATTTGTCCAGAGGGGTCATTGATAAAATGGCACCCTAGCGCAAAAATAACTCTACGAGTTCGGAGATTGAATTCTTGCTGTTAGAGATAAGTAAACgaaaatatatcattttaacaGCGACAACAGTAACATGTACAAGGCAAGCAACGGGCAAAAATAACCAGTGCTGTGAATGCAGCGTCAGCTGAGGTCCTTACCtctgaaataaagaagaaatggtCTGATAAGaaacatggttaaaaaaaaaaaaaaaagagtgcactGAAGTGGGAGGGTGTCAGTGCAGTAGATGATGATGTTGGTGTTGCAGTATTATAAAATAACCTCGATAGCCAATTTAATGTTAATAATATCATgttattaatacattttaaatgatatacCGTTTGAACTGGAGTAAAATATTCAGATACCACAACCAAACAGGACAACCTCAAGGTGATTATGTATCACAAAGCttaatttatatattcataCCCAAAGTTCCTTCAAAGTAGTGAACTAAACAAACCCGTAAGTCAGAAATTTGCTAATTGTTCATGACTCATACGACAGCTTTGCATTAGTCGGGAGGAAACTGGTGAATGCAACTTGCTCATATGAGCCATTTAAGAAAGAATTTATTTGTCCAAGTGATTCTTGCATGAGACCCAAAGTGATGCAACAAAACTAAGAGACCCAAAACGTGTATTGATTGCCACTAAATTACATTCATTACACTTAAAAGTACACTCATTAGAAATTCGCAAAAGAAAGTCAAAACCTAGCTTTGTTGTCATCTAATGCttctaaatacatttttaagttTAAAATAAGGATTGAGGGATAGTACATTATTCTCTTTTGTGTCTCTTGTGTGTTCAGGCCCCACTGAGTACAGATGAGAGCAtctcctctgtcctgtctgtcattGGAGGATTGACTGAAAAGGATCATGGGTCATTTCTTCATTATACTGGGGAACCACTTCCGTGGTGATTTGACTGAATAACGCCGTTTAAATGATTGTTAAATTGTTGTTGCTTCTTgtgttctatttttttgtttgcatgcGTGTATTCTTTGTCTATGTATTAACCATAAATAATGTGCTTCTGTAATGAGGGGGAAGCTGCTGAGTCAAATAGTGCACAGCGTATTTTAAACACCATATGACTCCTATGTATAAAGAATGCTATCTTAGCATTTATGTTATGAATGATTACTGTGAGGGCCGGATTAGTCAGATTTATTGCAGTCTATGCAGCAAGACAGTCTATTTATGCTTTTAAAGGCTGACAGTATTTTATATCCTCACAATGTACGTCACATCAGATTTTAGAACTGAAAAAATGTCTGagataataaatattttaatagaCATATCTCaaggaaaaaagagtgaaaatataTAAGTTTGAAGTAAGGCGCCATTGAGACTTAGGGTGCTTTCACACTAGAGCTTTTGGCGCAGACCCGGGTCCGTTTGAACTGTTAAAACCATATTGGTACTGTTCATTTTGGTGGTGTGAATGCTGTTTTCCAAACTCAGGTGTGGACCATGGGACCCTACCCGAGTCCTCCAGAGAATGGGGGTCTGGGATACTTAACAGGCAATTTTCAAAAACGCTAAGAATCTTAAAAATAGTGACTAGAGAACAGTTACGTGGCAATTCACACTTGTCGCATCTAAAAACTATTCAAGAAATAACTGCAAGTAGCCACATTGGTCGCTCACCTTGAAGGTGTGCGTGTATGCTCTGCAAGCAAAGCTGCAAATTCATTTGGCATTGCCACCTGTCTCTGCAAAAACCTCCTTATCTGAGCAGCTCGCAGCACTCTCAGACAGCAGGACGCGTTTATGATGaataagaagaataaaaaaacaaatataatttgGCTTTCCATTTTGCC from Chanos chanos chromosome 2, fChaCha1.1, whole genome shotgun sequence includes these protein-coding regions:
- the got2a gene encoding aspartate aminotransferase, mitochondrial, yielding MALFKSCKIISSVGSHSPALGMLHIRASSWWSEVQMGPPDPILGVTEAFKRDTNPKKMNLGVGAYRDDQGKPYVLSCVRKAEALITAKKLDKEYLPIVGLAEFSKACAQLALGPNNEVLKSGRNITVQSISGTGSLRVGANFLSRFHTASRDVYLPKPSWGNHTPIFRDAGLQLKAYTYYDPKTCGFDFKGALDDISKIPEKSIIVLHACAHNPTGVDPKPEQWKEIAELVKKRNLLVFFDMAYQGFASGDIDRDAWAVRYFIEQGHNILLSQSFAKNMGLYGERVGGFTIVCKDAEEAKRVESQLKILIRPIYSNPPMNGARIASTILNTPELYKEWLEEVKGMAHRIIKMREQLVANLKKEGSTLNWHHVTDQIGMFCFTGLKPEQVERLTKEFSVYMTKDGRISMAGVTSGNVAYLAHGIHTVTK
- the LOC115806073 gene encoding uncharacterized protein LOC115806073, producing the protein MSGAFKNCQTVLVTGANRGLGLQIVKSLASGDFSPGKIIATARNPDAAEELRHLAEKHPNIHVIKLDVVSQASIDHAAAEVGKLVQEEGLNCLINNAGINVVANFETVTAEKMLENFHANSVAPLMITKAMLPLLKQAAAKGRGMGIHRAAVINMTSLLGSVELNWGERANNFKWYPYRTSKSALNMVTRCMAVDLEADGILCMAIHPGWVRTDMGGPNAPLSTDESISSVLSVIGGLTEKDHGSFLHYTGEPLPW